One genomic window of Medicago truncatula cultivar Jemalong A17 chromosome 1, MtrunA17r5.0-ANR, whole genome shotgun sequence includes the following:
- the LOC25481957 gene encoding two-component response regulator ARR1, producing MTELDVDSRPETFSQPINVAGMDEVQGEWELDDLVNDLHKEWSQHEGKKAVSQKYVEFMLNNKASEDNQKKHADRVKDSNNPGPWSIDWLANQQSIADGGIVFTSSHNNGKSGDFKAEAVYGQMNDQFPIGMRVLAVDDDRTCLKILEKLLQRCQYHVTTAQNAITALNLLRENKSNFDLVISNVHMPDMDGFKLLELVGLEMDLPVIMFSANDDPKMVMKGIEHGACDYLLKPVRLKEVQIIWQHVIRKKKTRTVWSADLHRKFVVAVNQLGVDKAVPKKILELMNVENLTREKVASHLQKYRLYLKRISCAEDKQDHMAAALASSSDASYLRSGVGGHLHTLNGSTQFHNHYNPFRSFPSGGGMISSFNTPNNVNMHGLPSSGTLQPIQTHNLNNSTDDQLKFQSALTRGNPNDVQRDISISPIQNMTNNLPNFSFTNNPLMLEGNPQEKQIGEGYKNLASQNSQYFSLLENRRCNRIWSSTMQLPGTSSYLPRESFNHAAMPHLSFQGWDNNNNHDGSHHSSNVIGNSIGSSMIPGMNVVEQEGNLDYNYGDSVQ from the exons ATGACGGAGCTTGATGTTGATTCTAGGCCGGAAACATTTTCACAACCAATAAATGTTGCCGGAATGGATGAGGTTCAAGGGGAAtgggagttggatgatcttgtTAATGATTTGCACAAAGAATGGAGTCAACATGAAGGGAAGAAGGCAGTGTCACAAAAatatgttgaatttatgttgaacAACAAAGCTA GTGAGGACAATCAAAAGAAGCACGCTGATAGGGTGAAGGATAGTAATAATCCGGGTCCTTGGAGCATTGATTGGCTTGCAAACCAGCAGTCTATAGCGGATGGTGGTATTGTTTTCACATCCTCGCACAATAATGGCAAGAGCGGAGATTTTAAGGCTGAAGCTGTTTACGGTCAG ATGAATGATCAGTTTCCTATAGGAATGCGAGTTCTTGCGGTTGATGATGATAGAACATGTCTCAAGATTTTGGAGAAACTTCTCCAAAGGTGTCAATACCATG TAACCACTGCTCAAAACGCGATAACGGCGTTGAACCTGTTGAGAGaaaacaaaagcaattttgaCCTAGTAATCAGCAATGTTCATATGCCAGACATGGACGGATTTAAGCTTCTTGAGCTTGTTGGACTTGAGATGGACCTACCTGTCATCA TGTTTTCTGCGAATGATGATCCGAAGATGGTGATGAAAGGAATTGAACACGGTGCTTGTGATTATCTGCTGAAACCTGTTAGACTGAAAGAGGTACAGATCATTTGGCAGCATGTAATCAGGAAGAAGAAAA CTCGAACTGTTTGGTCCGCTGATTTACACCGCAAGTTTGTTGTTGCGGTTAATCAATTAGGCGTTGACA AGGCTGTACCCAAAAAGATTCTTGAACTGATGAATGTTGAAAATCTGACAAGGGAAAAGGTGGCCAGCCATCTCCAG AAGTATAGACTCTATCTAAAAAGAATTAGTTGtgcggaagacaaacaagatcatATGGCAGCAGCCTTAGCTAGTAGTTCAGATGCATCCTATTTAAGAAGTGGAGTTGGAGGACATTTGCATACATTGAATGGCTCTACACAGTTTCATAACCATTATAATCCTTTCAGATCATTTCCATCTGGTGGAGGTATGATTAGTAGTTTCAACACGCCTAATAACGTGAATATGCATGGATTGCCTTCTTCTGGAACTCTTCAGCCGATTCAGACACATAATTTAAACAACTCAACAGATGATCAGCTAAAGTTCCAATCGGCCCTAACTCGCGGCAATCCAAATGATGTTCAAAGAGATATCTCTATTAGTCCTATCCAAAACATGACCAATAACCTCCCAAATTTCAGTTTCACAAACAATCCCTTGATGTTAGAAGGAAATCCTCAAGAAAAACAAATAGGTGAAGGATACAAAAATTTAGCATCTCAGAATTCACAGTATTTCTCTTTACTTGAAAACAGAAGGTGCAATCGTATTTGGTCAAGCACAATGCAACTACCTGGAACAAGCTCTTATCTTCCAAGAGAATCTTTTAACCATGCTGCTATGCCTCATCTGTCATTTCAAGGTTGggataataacaataatcatgATGGAAGTCACCATTCTTCTAATGTGATCGGCAATTCAATAGGCTCTTCTATGATTCCTGGTATGAATGTTGTTGAACAAGAAGGAAACTTGGACTACAATTATGGTGATTCGGTACAATGA
- the LOC25481958 gene encoding two-component response regulator ARR10 → MDIIRDCMWCHRLNDDAQSDTSVWSKPQTDWIKCNVDCALFEAEGKFGVGICFRDSLGHLIQANSMVFPSFTNAAECEATAIQQALQIALELGLNRDFAFTNDSKKGRLIITNIIQLFGHVISLFTFTLHSFMMNDQFPIGMRVLAVDDDRTCLKILERLLQRCQYHVTTAQSALTALNLLRENKSNFDLVISNVHMPDMDGFKLLELVGLEMDLPVIMFSANDDPKMVMKGIDHGACDYLLKPVTLKEVQMIWQHVVRKKKTNKRSNRDAPNSDCGNGIDSARTGNFDQNEKPSRKRKEKNEDEDEDEDEDDRDNDDSTAQKKPRVVWSADLHRKFLAAVKQLGFEKAVPKKILDLMDDETLTRENVASHLQKYRLYLKKQANMAEVLGNDSDKSYSRMGYISGVGAHVQPLNDPRQFHNNNSAFRSFPSSGMSTRLNTPSSSVNMHGFPAHNLNNSTGDHLRFQSAIARSNLNDVQRMPFSSVDSQHSQFSHPLLEKRRCNDIWSSPMQQLPETNSYLPKEGFVHAAAMPPTYNMNSQGIIFNSSNNVPFQGWDNNHNNHDGSYHPSHVVGNSVGPSMIHVLNAIEPEGNLDNNYCDRIAELHEVPSLKPHEVYMMNNQMKAGNSHMSNELDSLEDVMRVMIKPKQLYANFSGGTSMPRQD, encoded by the exons ATGGATATAATTCGCGATTGCATGTGGTGCCACCGTCTCAATGATGATGCACAATCTGATACTTCAGTTTGGTCTAAACCACAAACAGATTGGATCAAGTGTAACGTTGATTGTGCCCTTTTCGAAGCCGAAGGAAAATTTGGTGTTGGCATCTGTTTTCGAGATAGCCTTGGACATCTTATCCAAGCTAACTCTATGGTATTTCCTTCTTTTACAAATGCAGCTGAGTGTGAAGCTACCGCTATACAACAAGCCCTCCAAATTGCTCTTGAACTTGGCCTGAATCGG GACTTTGCTTTTACTAATGATAG CAAGAAAGGAAGGCTTATAATTACCAATATAATTCAGCTTTTTGGTCACGTTATTTCACTTTTCACTTTCACTCTCCATAGTTTCATG ATGAATGATCAATTTCCTATTGGAATGCGTGTTCTTGCCGTCGATGATGATAGAACATGTCTCAAGATTTTGGAGAGACTTCTCCAAAGGTGTCAATACCAtg TAACCACTGCTCAAAGTGCACTAACAGCATTGAACTTGTTGAGAGaaaacaaaagcaattttgaCCTAGTAATCAGCAATGTTCATATGCCAGACATGGATGGATTTAAGCTTCTTGAGCTTGTTGGACTTGAGATGGACCTACCTGTCAtca TGTTTTCTGCAAATGATGATCCAAAGATGGTGATGAAAGGAATTGATCATGGTGCTTGTGATTATCTGCTGAAACCTGTTACATTGAAGGAGGTACAAATGATTTGGCAACATGTAGTCAGGAAGAAGAAAACTAACAAAAGAAGCAATCGTGATGCGCCTAATTCTGATTGTGGAAATGGAATCGATTCAGCTCGGACAGGAAATTTCGATCAAAATGAAAAGCCATCTAGAAAAAGGAAGGAGAAGAATGAagatgaggatgaggatgaggatgaggatgatCGTGACAATGATGATTCGACGGCACAGAAGAAGCCTCGAGTTGTTTGGTCGGCTGACTTACACCGCAAGTTTCTTGCTGCTGTTAAACAATTAGGCTTTGAAA AGGCTGTGCCAAAAAAGATACTTGACTTGATGGATGATGAAACCCTTACAAGGGAGAATGTGGCCAGCCATCTCCAG AAATACAGACTCTATCTGAAAAAACAAGCTAATATGGCAGAAGTTTTGGGTAATGATTCTGATAAATCCTATTCAAGAATGGGTTATATCAGTGGAGTTGGTGCTCATGTGCAGCCATTGAATGACCCTAGACAGTTTCATAATAATAACAGTGCTTTCAGATCCTTTCCATCTAGTGGTATGAGTACTAGATTGAACACTCCTTCTAGTAGTGTCAATATGCATGGATTTCCTGCACATAATTTGAACAACTCAACAGGGGATCATCTTAGGTTTCAATCGGCCATAGCTCGTTCCAATCTGAATGATGTTCAAAGAATGCCATTTTCTTCTGTAGACTCTCAACATTCACAGTTTTCTCATCCTTTACTTGAAAAAAGAAGGTGCAATGACATTTGGTCAAGCCCTATGCAGCAATTACCAGAAACAAACTCTTACCTTCCAAAAGAAGGTTTTGTCCATGCTGCTGCTATGCCTCCTACATATAACATGAATTCACAAGGTATTATTTTTAACAGTTCTAATAATGTGCCATTTCAAGGATGGGATAATAACCATAACAACCATGATGGAAGTTATCATCCTTCTCATGTGGTTGGTAATTCAGTAGGCCCTTCTATGATTCATGTTCTGAATGCTATTGAACCAGAAGGAAACTTGGACAATAATTATTGTGATCGTATCGCGGAGTTACATGAAGTTCCATCATTGAAACCACATGAggtatatatgatgaataatcaGATGAAGGCTGGAAATAGCCACATGTCTAATGAGCTTGATTCGCTTGAGGACGTCATGAGAGTCATGATCAAACCG AAACAATTATATGCCAATTTCTCTGGTGGGACATCAATGCCACGGCAAGATTAG